In the genome of Arachis stenosperma cultivar V10309 chromosome 2, arast.V10309.gnm1.PFL2, whole genome shotgun sequence, the window ATTTTCcacttttttttgttaaattatgaTTACGATGAAATCTGTAACCTAGAACAGTGAATAATTTAAGATTATGAACTGAAAAGTATGTGAAAATTGGAAAATGTTATTTTCTTTCGTTGCTTATTTGGAGATTTTGTAGATATAAGATAAAtgcattttttaaattagtggTTCATGAATGATgacaactaaaataaaaatgtctCATTAATTTTGCTTATTTGATTCTGGAGTTTAACTATATGAAGTTCATCTCTTTGTTTTAACAAGTTTTGAGAATCTTTCATATAGGAAAAAATAGGATctatcaatttatttatatgTTACACTCTGAATTTAGAAATATGTAATATTGAGTTTTTCGAGCAATTTTTTTCACTATCTCAAGCCAATGTGGATTTAACGTGAAATTTGTATAgacatcaaaacatttttaatttgaagGCCTTGACTTATTAAGCTCATACTTCTAGCTTAAGTAATTTATCTAATGCATTTTATATATATGGTAAATTTAAGATAAAGTAAATTAAAACTTGGACAAGACTTTTCATAATACCAAGAGTTCAACAATGGCAGTATGGAGTATGAAAATTATGTTTTATGGTATTTTATCACTGTCAGCTGTTAAAACAAATATGCTAACTATCTCTTTTTGACGGTTAAGCAGCACTCTAGTCCAATTTTATACCATAAAATAGACACATTGTTGTACATAAAAAGGACAAAATATCCAAgtcaagaaacttctaacataTATGAGAGCCCGTCGTCATTGATATTCCTTTTTCCAAAGATCCTTCAATTTCAAATATTCTACTTTTGTCTTTCACCTTCTACCTTTGTAAACTTTAGATTCATTTCAGAGTATCTTTCTTGCATCTCTTTCAGCTCATTTTCCATCAATTTGTTTCTTTCCTTTAACAATGATAATTCGCTTAACATGTTGCTGCAAAGGTTGCCATCCTCATTATCCACTCTGGACATATCTGCTTCTTTCTTTAAGGAATTTGCATTACTGCCATGACAAGAAAATGATCAATAATTAAGAGAGTTAATGTACCAATGTTTTCCGCAGCCAAAAACCTATCAAAGTTAacacaattaaaaaaatctaagtTACCTGCACACAACGCTATCACATAATTAAACATCTCTATCACAAACTTACAAATTCAGATATAGTAAAAGTCAAATATGAACTTCAAGTTCTTATTGATAATATTCTTCAACAAAATTGCTAGTTAAAAATTTCATGAAGATGTATAGTTCTCAGGTATTATTCATCTTGACCATTCATTGCTTTTTCCGTCAGAAATTGAATGTAAATACTATGTAAATTCTTATTTTGACCCTTCTTCCAGCAATAtagcatgaaatttttagaaataaactTTGCACATCTTATTGTTATCGTACTATCTGCaattatgaaaaagaaaagtctaggggccagcaattttattgcattttggccagcatgtaaccagcagaaaaatatgagccattggatgaaatctcacaccatcaaatcatcattgatggctaattGATGGCTACTAATCACAAATGTTGCTGGCCCCTAGCATTGTTCTTATGAAAAAATTGCCATTGAAAAAATTCTTACAAGATTTGAGGAGTTTGGAATCACCATCGGGGCGTCAATGACCACGGTACCACATGATTATCACCATCTGTGTCTTCTTCGTCACCTAAATCATGCAATCTTGCTCTTCCCCTTCACCGTTGTCCTGGACAACAATTCAACATCAGTGTCATGGCCTCCTTGTCGTTAAATTTGCCAATGAAATTGAATATGTTATTGTTctaaaattgaataaatatataaaaaatttgtgcAGATTCAAAGTCTCAAAAGTACAATTAGTGAAGATCTAATTACATGAAAAACTTgtagaattttacaaaataaaatcaaGAATAAAAAACTTTATTTACAACCAAAAgcaatcttaaaaaaaaaaattaatggcCTGCTCATCAAGAACAGGAGTAAGCAGTTAGCGGTGGCAGCAACGTCAATGACTATGATGTCACTGATTGTCCCTGTCGTCTACCAACTCATCATTGCTTAAACCTGTAATTTTCCTCTTCTTCATTCTCGTTGTCATCGTCAAGATCGGTGCTATAGTCTCTTCTCTTCAATGTTGCCGTTGGTGAAGCCGGCAACCATCAtccaagattttgttttcaagcatgtCGTCGGAAGTCTTCCATAACATTATCAGACTGACCATGGAGGTAGGATAAAGTTTTACTGCGGCTTTCGATGCTTAATTTGTCTTACAATTAATTTAGGAGTGGTTTTGAAATATTCAAAGACTTGTCATTTATTTTCCTAATTTCTAGCAAATTGTTTATGGAGTGAATGTAAACCACCGGATCTTCTACCAATTTAAATCAATGCTTTTAATACTATGGTGCATAAACGCCTAAAAGATTTGAGCTGATTTTAGACTGACCCaaagatttaaataaaaaataaaaaattaagattattttgattttttactCTTTGGTCTTGTCCGtgtttttttaactttttatcaaCCATAGTCGAGAGCAGCAAGGGTTCAGTTTCGATAAGAGAAAAGGAAGATGGAGGAACAGAAAGAGATGCAATACGTGTGTTTCAAGACGCTAGACATGTTTTATGGAATCGACGTCTCCGATTTGCTTTCTCCGCCCACGGAGTTGGAGGACCAGGCGGTGCTGACTTGGGATTCTCTTCCTCCGATTCCAGCTGCTTTCAAGGCTGATCTTCCGGCTTTCTGCATGCAGCTTGTGGAGTTCGACTCCAACTTCTATCTCCTCGGAGGTCTTCAAAATCGTCCTGTCGCCAAATCTCGTTTCGGTCCTCCTTCGTTCAAAACATTCCAACTTCATCTGGAAGAAGATAATGAGAAACAGAAGCAGAAGCAGTTAACGTTCAAGGAGCTGGACTCAATCTCTAAACCACCAATGTGCTACGCCAAGATGGTGTTCGACTACGAAAAAATTAAGAAGGATTATTATTTCATCCAGTTCGATCCCATGATGCCTCGAGTATCATCGGATTCCTTCTGGGTTCTGCCCTCACAAACACGTGACTGGCAACCTCTACCGTCTCCTCCTGACTTGGGCCTCAGTATTCTTGATGTACTTGAAACAAATCATTTTGTGTATggtgaaaaaatatattttcaaaccATTTATATGACAGATGATGCATTTATGGAATTAAACAGCAAAACTTCTTCACCCAATGTTGGAGACTTTGAAAGCGTGCTCTTCTATTCCTTTGATCCATACTTGGGAGGTGGGACATGGACTATACAGGGGGGAGCTGATGCATTCATAGAATCTTTCAGATTTACTGTTCAGGGCAGACAGCGCTACCACCGTCCCATTACACTGCCTCTTCCAGGTATCATTCTCAGCAATTTCAATCATAATCTCTTAATTCGTTTCTTTGTTTCtctaatttatttatcttttttatatgCTGGATcaaaacttatttttctcaCCATAAACATACTACAATCGATACGGAATTGAATTGAAATGAAATTTAAAGTACACAGTTTAATTGAATTGAGTTTTGTTAGATCATTAATGATATTTTCAGCAGTGAAACGTATAATTGAATTGAAATCTAGTCCTTATGTTTTTTGTTGCAGTCCGCGGGGATTATAGTCTTCATCTCTCTACTTCTGACATTGAAAGATCCGATCATTTTGGTGAATGGGAAAATGGGTATAAAGCAACCTTACATGCCTTGCTTGTGAACGAAAGAGGTGTTCGATTTGTTCAGCCAATCGAGGGTTGTTTTGAGGGCATCCAACCTGCATTTTATGCTGCATGTCCGACTCTCGTCTACCTTGATAACAACATGGTTTGTGCCATGTTAATTGGCTTTCTAGGGGAGCATCATAATCGTAAATGTCCATTAATTTGTGTTTCTATATTTCAGTTATCTATCATGGAGGATGCTATTGATATGGATTACATTAACAGTCCTGCTCATAAAAAGGTTCATAATTTCTTAACTGTTAATGTAATCAGGAGAAATGTCTATTCCATGGTAGATTATTTGGAAAGACCTTTTATACTGAGAGACATATACCCATTTATAGATGAAATTAAGGAATTTCTTTGGATAGAGTCAAAGGATCCTCTCTCTCCTGTGTCAAAGAAGCCAAAGCTCATCTAGAGTTATTTCCATTTTAACATCTTTTATTCATGTTTTGCTTAGGTTTTCCTTGGATGTATTTTTGGTTTAAGAATTAAGAAGACATGATACTTCCAACTGTATTTTGTGGATTTGGAAACTTCACACTGAAAGAATTGGGttgaatttttgaaagaatTCCTTTGTAATTCAATTCTCACAACAATTGTTTAATTTGGGATGAATGTGATGTTATTAATAGTATTTATGATTTCGTTTACTTTCGAGCTGTGGCGTTGCTAGCTCTGGCTGTACTGAGGCTTGCTTGAGTACTACCTCCGACTGCTTGGTTGCGAAAAAGTTCGAAGAAACACTGATTTTGTTGGATGTATATGGGCCATGGCTTTTGGTAAAGTGATAGCAAAGCTGAGCAATCTTGGTTTCTTTCAAGCATTGAGATTGTGAATGTTTTGGCTTGATCAGCACTTGGCTATGGTTATTGCATAGATTCAATTATTCAAGCTACGAATATAGTAATTGCTTGAGATTGTGGCAGCAAAACAAAGTGTAGTTTGCcatatgaaattttaaattttttgcatGCAAAGAAAGTCTCATTAGTGAGAGTTAGAGGAATTAGAAAAAGATACATAATACTATAGATATGAGCAAGTTTtgtctcttttatttttattattttctttagtATGTGCTTCCATGATTAAGAGTTTAAGCTTAACTATTAATGCTGAAAAACAGAAGGTAAGAGAAATGGGAAATCAGAAAAttgttatttatataaataagttTGTAATTAATCATTTGAGAGAAATATTAAGTgagtaatatatattattttattattttattataagacAATTATCAAACAATGCATTCTATGGTGCTTATATAAACTTGTCTAACTTACTAAAAAGAGAtaaaagttaatatttaaattaaaaaatataaaaaaaaataattttttaatatttaaaacttaccataaaagacaaatttaataatttcgACACCAAAGTTATAGGCACCACAAAATTTGCCTTATCAAATTTAGATTGATTTGACTAAAATCAGATAAACCAAACTAGTCTAATTTGATTTTTGGTCCGTGCTTGTAATTAGATTGGTTGAATTTTGTcaaattttttcttattatatGTATCTGTTTTAATATTACatcaattaatttaattatatatttaatattgaattaattaattttgatttaaacattttttattgAACTATTGATTTAGTAAATCTATATTTCTCTTGAATCTATTATTCAATCAATTTTGATAACTATgaccaaaattttataaatatcacttaaaaaaattgagatcTATTCTGTCCCGATCCAGTTAGAGCATGTTCCGACCGACCCAACGGATAATTCGAACTGGGAGAACTATCCGACACCTCCACCCCTCCGGCACAGTATTTGACAGCTAGAGGAAAAGGAAACTTCCTAAAAGGCGGGTCTGCTCTTGTGCGACTCGCCCTAAATCCAGAGTATATAGGAAGAGGGTCCTACCCCTCCCCAAAGTACAGTCACTATCCCTCACTTTACTGCTATCTGTACAGTATCATCTGTAGAAATTCGTACAGATGGCAGTCTTTTCTTATATACTCTGGATCTAGGACGGGTCCCACAAGAACAAACTCGCcttctaaaaaattttcttttctcccgGCTGTTAAGTGCTATGCTGGAGGGGTGGATGTGTCGGATGGTTCTTCCGATTCTGGTTGTCCGTTGGTCGGCCGCCCGAGCTGGGACATACTCTGGCTGGGCCGGGCCGGAACAAATACAAGCTATGTATATATGACCAAATTGAACaatcatataaatatatatatgattatatgaGGTGATTTTTCTTATATCCtcgtaattaaaaataaaattagtttttttaaattaatattatttaatttaaatatgtatatatttaatgttatattatttataaatagtcaaattattttttaaatttcattatttatatcTTCTTATTCTTTCACTTTAAATgtttaataaattcaaaaatatattatatactttttatactaaaatgtctttctaatttattatgaaaatattaaaatatttttttgaataattttgcAAAAGAATTAAAGTACCacttttaatattttgataaaaataatattttataattaagtttaaaagactaaaatattattttcgaTTTAAGTTTGTTTAATTATATTaggaattaaaatttaaaattgattttaaaaagaaaaaatactcacataatttattataaGAGACCAAAATGGCCATTTAGCAATAATTTTGAAAGgctaaaataattttagagtATTGATTAAGGTTGTTTGATTgtagtagaaaataaaaatttaaattttatattaaaacaattaaaatacttttattttaaaataattttttaagattaatcttaaaatttaagTGTCACGACTCGATTCGGTCATAACTGGCGCTTAAACAAATCTTTCTAAGTAAGCCTCAAAAATTGATATTacagaaaatagaaataaataaaattttcaatcatattaaAAGGTAACACATCCTCAGCTTCATATTTAAaacatatttataaaaaattcgACTTTAATATCTACAGTAAAATATGATTTATTAGTTTTACctattaaaatatttacaaaatagCATACTCAtgtcattaaaattaatttttatctgTGTCATATAAATTTAAAGCAGTTTAACAAgtctaaaaaatttttaaactatttaTATAAAACATTAAGCCCTTAAACTATAAAGGACTTACCAACTCAAACAAAATTACAGCGGAATTGATGAAGCAAGGTTAGGATCAAGACCTatatctgaaaaaaaaaaaaaataaaggacaACAAAGTGAGTTTTACAACTCAGTAGTAAATAGAGTATCTATAGACTATAGTCTCACAAGAGAccattataaataataaattcttagttaaaataaatccaaataaaTCCACTTTAATAATAGTGATAGAAATATATTCAAACAcattgataattaattataaatattaaacgtttaaacct includes:
- the LOC130960627 gene encoding uncharacterized protein LOC130960627, producing the protein MEEQKEMQYVCFKTLDMFYGIDVSDLLSPPTELEDQAVLTWDSLPPIPAAFKADLPAFCMQLVEFDSNFYLLGGLQNRPVAKSRFGPPSFKTFQLHLEEDNEKQKQKQLTFKELDSISKPPMCYAKMVFDYEKIKKDYYFIQFDPMMPRVSSDSFWVLPSQTRDWQPLPSPPDLGLSILDVLETNHFVYGEKIYFQTIYMTDDAFMELNSKTSSPNVGDFESVLFYSFDPYLGGGTWTIQGGADAFIESFRFTVQGRQRYHRPITLPLPVRGDYSLHLSTSDIERSDHFGEWENGYKATLHALLVNERGVRFVQPIEGCFEGIQPAFYAACPTLVYLDNNMVCAMLIGFLGEHHNRKCPLICVSIFQLSIMEDAIDMDYINSPAHKKVHNFLTVNVIRRNVYSMVDYLERPFILRDIYPFIDEIKEFLWIESKDPLSPVSKKPKLI